GAAAAGTTAACATACTTGATGCTGACTTCCTTAATGACACGTGGTATCAGATGGAAGGACTGATAAATTGCACCACACAAAAAACTCCAAAAACCATAAATAATCCTATATTTTTTGATCTTCAATATGGCACCTTTAAATATTCACGGCAAGTTTCACATAATGCATAATTTTTCTCTACAGTAGCAATTttctacattttaaaagctCTGCTCCTGTAAGGTGTCCTTCCCTGGCACTGAAATCTGAACACTCCCAGTGTACCTGGTCCTCTCCGTTTCCTTAGACGTGATGGAGTCCTTCTCTTGGTACGTGGTGGAGGTGCTGAGCTCTGAGTTCCTCTTGGTGGAGATGCTTAGGAATCTTTTGGGAAGCAATCCTACCACCTTTTTCCGCATGTAGCTGTCCATCCAGAAGTAAACTAAAGGGTTCATACAGCTATTACTGAAGGCCAGACAAGTGGCCAGGGATACAGATTTAATCAGATAGTCAAAAGCCTCTTCGGAGAACTCCAGGTACCCAGATTTATTCAGGATCAACACTGTGCGTAGAATGTTAAAGGGCAGCCAGGTCAACACGAAGAGGACCAAAATGCAGAAGCCAATTCTAATGGAGCGCCTCTTATTCCTCTTAGCCTTGCTGGCCACCTGGAAATGTTGGTACAGCTTTAGGGCCACAGCAGAGTAGCAGAAGGTAATGATGACTAGTGGCAGCAGGAAGGCTATTACCCGAGTCATCAGGCTGAAGACGACCTTGGTTGGGGAGGCTGTGTCCTCACATCTGGATGCATCGACAGCCCTGGAATGGAAGCTGTGGGACCCAAGCAAAAGCGACGTGATCCAGACCATCAGGACAGTCAGGTGGGCATAGCGCTTGGTCCTCATCCGCCTGGTGTTCAGCGCCATGACGATAGCCATGAACCTGTCCACGCTCATGCAGGTCAGCAAGAAGATGCTGGAGAACATGTTAACTGAGATCACATAGGAGCTGAACTTGCACAGAAAGTCCCCAAATGGCCAGTTGTCCAATGAGAGTGAGATGATCCACAGCGGCAAAGTGACCAGGAAGACCAGATCAGCTACAGCGAGATGTGTGATGAACACGTCCACCAGTCTCTGTTGTTTGGTTTTCACCATCATCAGGTATATAACCAAAATGTTACCCAAGGTCCCGGAGCAGAAAACCAAGGTGTAGAACACGACTATTGTGATTTTAATTGCGCTCTTGTCTTCCTCCAGATACTCAAGAGGATCTATTGTGCTATAGTCGTATTCTGTCATGTTACCATAGTACATTGAGTTGTTATTCTCCATTTTTTGCATGTTTCTTCATTAAAGAAATCATTAAAATCTTGCGACCAGCAAAAGTCTTACTTGTGTAAACATGGTGCATAAATACTTGTGTGGTTTGCTCTGAAAAGTTAACATACTTGATGCTGACTTCCTTAATGACACGTGGTATCAGATGGAACGACTGATAAATTGCACCACACAAAAAACTCCAAAAACCATAAATAATCCTATATTTTTTGATCTTCAATATGGCACCTTTAAATGTTCACGGCAAGTTTCACATAATGCATAATTTTTCTCTACAGTACCATAAAATTTAATTTGGTCTCCTACACAGAAAATGGGTGAAAATATTGtaacaaaaatgtaaaatggaCTACATAAGAAAGCTTCTCAAAACAAATACAtgtaatataatttattatacaTGTTTGCTGAATTTATTATAACCTTTGAAGAATTACTAAACTTATCTCTAACCAAATTCCATGAGTTATGTGGTagtagaaataataataataataataataataataataacacaagATAATTACTTAAGTGTAGGTACTGACTGTTTTTCATTCAATATTTAATTCACGTATGTATTAATTAGTTACATGCAGTTGTTGACTATAAAAAATTGTTTGAACCATTGTTGTGGGTAAATAACATATGAAGAttgtcatttacaattattttatcattagtactTATAAACTAAGAAGTATTTGCTACTTACGAGCGGTTCCCTTACGCAGCGGGAAAGATGAGGCTTTGGTTATTAACCGTGACACAGACATAACCATGAGAAAAGCAGAGACGCTTTAATCGCTGTTTATTATGAAACTTTAAGGGGAATTTACTCAAGTCCTTTGAGTGACTCCTGACCACAAAACAGGTTCTAACAAATTTCTGTTCCATTTCTTATTCAAGACACATAATGTTTAACTAAACTTTGATCACGTAAACtttaaaaatgatcataacaCCTGTTGTTGTATAGACACAGAAATGTACATATATTTCTCTACTTTATTTGGTTTGGCATTCTAACATTCGAGATATTATTATTCTAAACGATACTAATCACTGCCATTTTCGAAAATAATATACACACTAGATGCTATTCAGAATTGCATCCATCCCGGTAAAGTGCACATAGCGATAAAAGGGGTTACGTAATGCATACTATACCTCCTAAATTTTCATTAAACAGTTCTTCTGTTGTACATTACTTGGTACTTTACAATAGTGCTTTTTTAATGGCTCATTGTTTACATCAGTTTGATAGCTAATTACGATTGATTTTTGATGACAGATGATTTCCAATCTATCTTTAAATTGAATCCTGcccattaaaaaaatctttatgtTTGCCTTAtatcattaaaatatattttgtcttAATTCCTTTTTGTTTCAAAACTTTGCCAAATTATACTTCATGTTATAAAGACCTGAGCTGGCACAAAAGTCAGGATACCGTATTGGTACCCAACATCGAAGCAGGTTTCGCTTTGACCTGAATTTCCTAAATATAACTTCTACCACCGCCTGGTGGTAAGATTATTTTTTTAGCTTTGTAACTTAAACCCAGGCCACCTTTACCAATTTCTCCACTTAAAGTATTAAAATCTTTCTGAGAAAAAGGGTGATTTTTGTCTTGGGATGTGACTGATATGACAAACTTTCCCAACTGTCACATGACACCCGCATGACCAGGAAAGGGTCATCAGAAAGACCTGAGTTAGTCACTAATCACAGGGCTGCCACCTCTCACACTTTCAGtctctcacgctcatgcaagaaacCTTACGACAAATCTATATTGTCccattataaatctaaaattagctTATCAAAAGTGTTGCAGCAGtgtgcaaaccctacagactatttacaaggtaataaaactattgcatacatgtaaatgcgtgtgcagacttttCTCGAATTAAAAATCTCAGTTCAGCCAACTGAGCAAAGTCGGCCAGCCTGTAATCACTAAGTTTAAATTCAAGGGCCCTCTGTCAGTGAGGGTTTATGGCTGTTGTGCTACAGAGTGCAAACACAGATAAATATGTGGCCGATTTTTCATTCTTGCCGTTTCTGCAGACTGTTCATTACAGACAAGCAAAGTCTTCAAGAGATAATCAGAGCTTCAATCCACAGCTGCTCGAAACCTACTTCGCTTTTCTCTGTTTCTTTACTGTTGGGTCGGTTGTCGAACCGCAGCCAGTAAGCCAGTCTGACCGAATCTATATGCGAAAGCAAATCTTGGAACTGACATATACTTTTCATATTTGAACCCAGTCAGGTGCCTAGATGTTGACCGTGACAGAGGTGTGAATGATGCATGTTTGCAGGACTGATAAGTGTGAAAAGGCTGGAGTACAGGCCCCATTTGGTTGAGACACCATCTTGAGGTTTTTGCTTTTCTCGCTGACGTGCTGAAAAACCTTCCCAAGCTCGCACACTGGCCTCGGCCGCATGGGAACCCGGCCCCCGAAGGAGAAACGTGAACAAACcttccaatacacatatactgtatagttgcttgtaattattacgagcaatAACAGTggtagaggcgtaagtcagtatatctactattcttttacaaaatggcacaccccagacGTTTACTTGACtacatttaaaagtaagtacttggtactttcacttaagtaagattgttgatgtagcacttctacttttacttgagtacatattttgcaggatatttgtacttttacttaagtactaagcttcagtacttcctccaccacagcCGTTGGCTGAAAACTCTCATGCATcaggcgtgacactcacgctttcagacccGCACGCTGACGCGAGAAaccttacggcaaatctatatttatCCATTATAAATCCAAATTTAGTTACATAAAAACCATTAAGTTAGtttgcaaaccccacacactgtttaaaaggtaataaaactcttatatacatgtaaatgcaagTGCAGGCTTATCTTGAATTAAGAATCTTACATCAGCCAGCTGACGAAAGCAACATAAAATTGAGAAGTTGAGGTTAAGTtgagggccttgttcaaggaccCAACAGCAGATATGGACAGTtcgggtccagaaagtaaaagtccagaccatgattttgctACAtctaaccagttgagtactatgTGACTGTGACTCCTCATACATGGCTGATTGGTCGAAACAAAACCTTGccttggatttgtactttctgaccAATGGTGACTGTGACCATAGGATTTGAATCTGCAACCTTCCAATCGcagggcgtttttccaccgcagcaggtaccatacttttggtacttccagaaaataccaaaactatggcacttcaaggtgttggttttccattggCGTAAAAACTAGTACCGgcaccaaatgacatcacaacttAAGGCAGGGGATTTTGTACTGGattcgaaaaatggctgtagtacgACTGGATGGCATGTGATATTAATAcacatccaattcttacatcactagtcagttatattaaaataaggctttttcttactttcaattctaTACAGACATTGTATaaagttttgctaaaatatttttactcttttactctgtcatagcaaaaaaaaaatgtagcaagctttgcaattttaattagtattccttttatagattcttacattttcagaaatcagtttaaagttttacttccgctgcttttgcatgagcgctgcacgcgttctctgagacaatcataatcattttcatccttggtGTTTAaagatgggtttgtgagaaatttgtgaactccttttttgtcttataaataccccaatatttaacACGATAAAATCACATCGCTAGGACAGTATACGTTGTATGCCTGTTTTATTGGTGTATTCAACAAAATCCTTTTTACTTTCTTGCCATGCCATCCAGATCTTCTTGTTGTATATGTTCTTACGACCAAAtcacataattattttttttcgtTATTTTCTGAGTTCGCAACTGTTTTCAAAGCggcgtttgtattgtgtttcagaggcaggctatttgcatcaccaatcaacaaagaaaatgtttccacaccgaagtaccaaagaagtaccccagctgatTTGGCCAAAAATGGTAAAGTACCAAAAATACTTTACCATTAGTATACAGTACTCGGTGCGGTGGAAAACCGCCACCGGACACAGTATTCCAACCTTCTGAGCCACATTTCATGTGAGTACCTGACATCCTAGCTTGAGTTTAGCGTAAACCTGGCGTATGATGGCTCTGGAGTATACTACAGAAATTCACCGTGACCTGCCGGTGCCCTTGAGTGATATGGGAATAGCAGTAACAGATTACTCGCGCTCTGAGTCGACGTGCTCTTGTTTGTAGCCCGAACGTATGTCATTTCTAAGTCTCAGAGGTCTGCAGCTCAGCGTCACACAGAAGGACGCCGGATTCATCCCACACCCGACACGTCGCTCGTGATTCACCCTGAGAGTCTGTGGGCACTGTGAACTGCGAGAGGCCGAAAGTTCATTTAGCAGGACGTGATTTATCTGAACAAAGACAGTTTTGAATGTACAGTCCGCAGGTTCATACGGTGGGAAAGGACTCACAAACCTGACAGTAAGGAGGATGCTGTCATCGTACCGGGAATTTGAAAACCTACGACGGCTTCGCCTGACAGATTCCCTCGTCGGGGGAAAAAATACAGCACTGCGTGAAGAATAGCTCTGGCCAGTCAGAGCTGTCCTTTTCAGCGGGGGCGAAAAAAGAGATACGTGACACGTGTGTGGCTGGCTGTTCGCAGGCCGCTGGGAGCCAGCTAAGGATAGACACTATGTGcagagaaacaaaaccaaaagcaAATCACGGGACTGAAAAAAGTAACGAAAGACTGGCTGTGCTGGATTCTCATGGCTCACGACCCTTTTTCACCGAATCTGTAAAACCccgttaaaataataataaaaaattaagaaCAAAGGCAAACTTGAAAAGTTTTTAAGCTGTTCTTAATATTGATATGTTACTAATACATTCAGTCATGTTTTGGCTGTATCACAGGACCAGCAGAATCtgaaatatttacagtataattATTTAGCCACATGTAGTTGGGGCTGCACGGTGACACAGTGGTTAACATCTGTGTATTATGTTCTCAATGCTGTTTGAACCAGAAGCCTGGGGATCGATTAAGCCCATCTTAATCCTAATCTTGAATTGCTTCTCAGAAAATGCTTCTGCTGAGCTTatcattttcactgtaaaaTACTTACATACCTATCCACCACTGAAATGATTTTATTCAGAATGGTCTagtttttcattaaaatactctcacattttttaacaaattatatttaaaaattttatcgTGTATTTAAAAATTTGTCCTTGTGTTCCAGTATAAAATGGGGGAGTCAGCACTAAGGGGACAGGGGACACTGCCTGACTGACAGGCGCAAACGCAGAGCTCGCAGGTCATTGGCTATTCTGCGAGGGTGGATGTGGTCAAAGGCGGGGCTACGCCAAACCGTATTTTACTGTTATTTAATGAGCATAGTGCATATGTCTTCAGCAGCAGCCGTTTAATTAAGTCAGGTGAATATTACTTACAAGCTCAGTGGGGAGGATCGTGCCCGTGAGCCATTTGTTTGCTCGTGATCGATGCGGCTTGCCTACGGACGCCCGGATGAGTTTACCGCGCGCCACATCAACGCAATAAATGTGTCTAAGAGTCTGCTCTCTCCACGGGGCCTGATTCATGAACCCGGCCTCCCCGCATGGCACTCGAACCAGCAAAGTCAGCCGCCCAAGAATCCCGAGTACCGATTAATCTTCATGTCTCCAATGGGGGGAGGGCGAGGGGTACAGGAGCTGGGGGATTGGGAGAGGAAACCCCACGGAGATCATTgggacttgggggggggcagctttggGGAGGTTCAGCTGGGGCCTCACTAAAGCATGTGGGCCAGCGTGTAATTATGTGTTTGGTGTGCTAGCTCAAGAAGGGTACCCCCCCCCTTCACAGACAAGGTGAGAGGGGGTCACAACCTGATTATCATGCAGATTTGGTGACATCCGGCCCCCCGCCTGGTACAGTAGCCAGCTGCTCTatgtcagcatttttttttgagGGATTCTTTTTCCACatcctccccccgccccccgtccTCGCTGATAGTGTAGGCAAATTCATGTGCAGTTGTGAacgccctccctctctctctctctctctctctctcgctccctctctcccttttGAAGGAATGGGCATACGTGGAACAAAGCCACCCGGAACCATCCCGCTCCGCCGTCGCTCTGGATCATTTACCCAGCTATCTTCCACGCCACGGATCCTGGACTGTCGGGGGCACAGCTGTCGGGGGGGTTAAAATCCAGAGTCGGGGGGGCTGTCCGA
This window of the Paramormyrops kingsleyae isolate MSU_618 chromosome 1, PKINGS_0.4, whole genome shotgun sequence genome carries:
- the LOC111842376 gene encoding G-protein coupled receptor 15-like — protein: MQKMENNNSMYYGNMTEYDYSTIDPLEYLEEDKSAIKITIVVFYTLVFCSGTLGNILVIYLMMVKTKQQRLVDVFITHLAVADLVFLVTLPLWIISLSLDNWPFGDFLCKFSSYVISVNMFSSIFLLTCMSVDRFMAIVMALNTRRMRTKRYAHLTVLMVWITSLLLGSHSFHSRAVDASRCEDTASPTKVVFSLMTRVASKAKRNKRRSIRIGFCILVLFVLTWLPFNILRTVLILNKSGYLEFSEEAFDYLIKSVSLATCLAFSNSCMNPLVYFWMDSYMRKKVVGLLPKRFLSISTKRNSELSTSTTYQEKDSITSKETERTRYTGSVQISVPGKDTLQEQSF